The DNA region CTACGGATTCATGCGCAACCTGTTGCCCGCCGGTGCGGAGACCACTGCACGGTCGACGGCCAGCCTGGCGTTCGCGCTACTGACTCACCCCGACCAGCTCGACGCGGTACGAAACGACCGCAGTCTGTTACCCCAGGCAATCGAAGAGGGGATCCGCTGGGAAACACCACTGTTGAACTTCATGAGGGAAGTCACCTGCGACACCGAGATCGGCGGAGTGCAGGTGCCGAAGGGCTCGACGATGATGCTCAGCCTCGGCAGTGCCAACCACGACGAGGCGCGCTGGGATGAACCGGAGAAGTTCGACATATTCCGGGAACGCAAACCTCATATCGGTTTCGCCCACGGTGCCCACGTCTGCCTCGGAATGCACTTGGCGCGACTGGAGAGCATGAAGATGTTCAATGCGCTGTTCGATGAGTTGCCCAACCTGCGCCTTGACCCCGAGGCTCCGAGGCCGTTCATCACCGGCACGATGTTTCGCTCGCCATCACGTCTCGACGTGGTGTGGGATTGAGAGGCCACAACATGACACGCGTTATCCAATGGGCCACCGGTGTCACCGGCATGATGTCGCTGCGCCACGTCATCGGCAGAAAAGATCTGGAACTCGTCGGGGTTCGCGTGTACGACCCCGCCAAGTCGGGTATCGACGCGGGTGCTCTGTGCGGACTCTCCGGCACCGGCGTGCTGACCAGTGCGAACCGCGACGAGGTGATCAACACCGACGCCGACGTGGTGCTCTACATGGGCAAGGTGGAAACCGATACACCGGGCTGTTTCCGCGACGTCTGTGAACTGCTGGCGTCGGGTAAAAACGTGGTGGCCACCGGCAGCAGGTTCATCCATCCGCGCTCCCTCGACGCCGGTTTGGCGGACGCCATCGAATTAGCCTGTCGCACTGGGGGATCCTCTTTTCTCGGGCTAGGTCTGTACCCCGGCTTCTTCGGCGAATCACTGGTACCGGTCCTCGCGCGTCTGACCGAACGAACCAGCCGCATCAGCGTGCGGGAGGTCCTGAACTACTCGACGTATGCCAGTCACGACCTGATCTTCAACGCCATGGGGTTCGGCTATCCGCCCGAAGACACCACGCCGCTGCTGACCAACCCGGAGTATGCGGCGAGTGCGTGGATCGGTAGCGCCACGGTTCTGGCGCAGGCGCTCGGACTGCAGATCCATGGTGTCGAGGGGTTCCGTGAGGTGGCGACGACACCACGCGCATTGAACGTGGCCGCCGGTGAGATCCCCGCGGGGACGGTCGGCGCGATGCGGTTCGGCGTCGTGGTGGACTGCGGTGAAACTACGATCTCGGTCGAACATCTGACCCGGATGGCCGACGATCTCGCGCCGGACTGGCCGGCGGAGATCGGCTACGAGGTGGGCTTCGAAGGCGCGCCGAACATGCGGCTACACCTGGTGATCGGTTCGCACGATCAAGACCATGCCGAGCAGGGCTGTCTTGCCACGGCCATGCACGCGATCAACGCGATTCCCGCGGTCATTTCCGCTGAGCCCGGACTGTACGACTTGTCGACCATCTCGGCATTCACCCCGCACTGGACCAATCGCCGACAGTAGGTGGTCGACGGGATCAGAAGCGGGGTAGCGTTGCGCGCTCAGCGCCGAATCCGGTGTAGCTCCGGATCAGCGGTAGGTCCGCCATCGTCGCGAAGCCGGGCGGTGCAGCGCAGACCGCTTCAATGGCGTTGAGCACCTGCATCGCCACGGCGACCAGTCCGGCTCGCACATGCTCCTCGATGGAGGCGGGCCGGGCAAAGCTGGCCAGGCAGAAGAAGTGCGTCCGCATCGAGGGATCGCCCTCGAACGTCAGCGTCCAACCGTCCTGGGGCATGGGCCAGTGGTCGGGGTACTCGCCGCCGACCGTCCACAGCGTCTCGAATTCGATCAGTGGCTCTCCGTTCCGGGTGCCGACGAAATTCCACCGTTGACCGGCGGTGGTGCCTTCGCGCAGTACATGATCGAAAATCTCGGAATCCCGGGTGGCCGGCACCGCCTCGACAGCCACCGACACGTCATCGATGGCGGCATTGAGGGTGTCTGCGATGAACCACGTTTGTTCGGTGAAAAGACGGGTGTTGAAGGCAAGGAAGTCGTTCGCTGTCGGGGTGATGTCCTGTGTCGGTCGGCCGAACCACATTCCTTCGAAGGTGATCTCGGTGCTTTCCCAGAGCGACCAGTCGGCACGCTCCTGCAGAGTGAACTTGTCGATGGTGCGGCTCATCCCCGACAGTGCCAGCGGCAGTACTCCGGAAAGGTTTCCGGGGTTGAGTCCGCTGCCGTGGATCGTGCTGTTCCCTGCGCGGCAGGCTTGGGCGAGCTTCGTCCGGTCAGCGCTGGGAATTCGTGCCGGATGGAAGAGAAACGACACCGTCGCCACATTCTTGCCACTGGCCAGCAGCGCGCACACGTCGTGGAGGTCGGTGAACGACGGCGCGTAGAGCACCACATCGGCGTCCAACCGCAGAATGTGCGCGGTGTCGGTGGTCGCTGTGACGCCGATGGGTCGACGTCCTGCGAGCGTGCCGATGTCGACGCCGCTCTTGGCGTCGGAATAGACTTTGGCGCCGACGATCTCGATGTCCGGCCGGTGGTCGATGATGGTCCGGATCATTTCCGTACCGACGGCCCCGGTAGCCCACTGGATGACCCGAAGCGTTTGGATGCCCACTTCGGAGAGTC from Mycobacterium sp. SMC-4 includes:
- a CDS encoding dihydrodipicolinate reductase; its protein translation is MTRVIQWATGVTGMMSLRHVIGRKDLELVGVRVYDPAKSGIDAGALCGLSGTGVLTSANRDEVINTDADVVLYMGKVETDTPGCFRDVCELLASGKNVVATGSRFIHPRSLDAGLADAIELACRTGGSSFLGLGLYPGFFGESLVPVLARLTERTSRISVREVLNYSTYASHDLIFNAMGFGYPPEDTTPLLTNPEYAASAWIGSATVLAQALGLQIHGVEGFREVATTPRALNVAAGEIPAGTVGAMRFGVVVDCGETTISVEHLTRMADDLAPDWPAEIGYEVGFEGAPNMRLHLVIGSHDQDHAEQGCLATAMHAINAIPAVISAEPGLYDLSTISAFTPHWTNRRQ
- a CDS encoding dihydrodipicolinate reductase, translating into MIRTIIDHRPDIEIVGAKVYSDAKSGVDIGTLAGRRPIGVTATTDTAHILRLDADVVLYAPSFTDLHDVCALLASGKNVATVSFLFHPARIPSADRTKLAQACRAGNSTIHGSGLNPGNLSGVLPLALSGMSRTIDKFTLQERADWSLWESTEITFEGMWFGRPTQDITPTANDFLAFNTRLFTEQTWFIADTLNAAIDDVSVAVEAVPATRDSEIFDHVLREGTTAGQRWNFVGTRNGEPLIEFETLWTVGGEYPDHWPMPQDGWTLTFEGDPSMRTHFFCLASFARPASIEEHVRAGLVAVAMQVLNAIEAVCAAPPGFATMADLPLIRSYTGFGAERATLPRF